From the genome of Novosphingobium sp. P6W:
CATGCGGACTGGCCTGCGTCCCTTGAGACCGGAATGGATCTGCGCCGCCGGCATGGTCAATCCGTGCCCTAACGCCTTTAGGCAGGCTTCCTTGCGGGTCCAGCCCTGAAGAAAGCCGGTGCCATGTCGAAATAGTGCTGGCAGCGAGGACAACGCCAGCTGCTCTCTTGGATGAAAGTGCAGGACGCTCAATTCGTCGGCATCGGGAATGGGCCGGTCGCATTCGATATCGACCCCGACTGCCTTGTCGCAGTCGATCCCCATCAGCGCCACATCGCCCGCATAGCTGAGGCTGAAATGACAGTCCGCTGGCTCTGTGAGTTGCGGCTTGCCGTCAGGCCCCGGAACGAAGCGCTGCCGCTGCGGGGCAAGGCCGCAATATTCCTTCAGCACCAGCCGCAGGGCGATATGCGCGTTCAGATAGCGATCCCGGTTGAGAGAGAACGCGAAGCGGGCGGCGCGGTCGCGCTCCTCCTGCGAGAGCCAGGCGATGGCTTCTGCTGGCGGCGGCCCGGACAAGTCCAGCAGCCACAGCTCCAGCGGCATGTCGCCCACCAGAGGGCGGGCAAAGGATAAAAGGTCGAGAGCGCGGACCACTGCCTTCAGGCCCGCACGGGCTGGGCTTGTGCGTCATTGAACAAGGCGGAGCGCGCGATGAAGTCTCGCAGCAGAAAAGGAACCACCGTGTCTTTTCGCGACCGCAAACGGCGCAGCAAGCGCCACCACATATGTCCAGCCAACCAGGCGATGTCCGCGATGATGGCATAGCCCTTGCCGTGGTTGACGATGAAATAGCGGCGACGAGAATCGAACCAGTAACGCGGGATACGCGATGCCTGGTTGTCCGTCAGGCCTGTGCTCTGGCCGGCGATGTGCATCACCACAGCCGAGGGAAGATACCAGCAACTCCAACCCTGCTGCAGCGCCTTTCGGCAGAAGTCGGTTTCTTCGTAATAAAGGAAATAGCCCTCATCCATCAGGCCGGTGGCGTAGAGCGTTGCGCGCCGGACCACCATGCTGGCGCCCGATACGGAATCGACCTGTTCAGGCGCGGTTCCCATCACTTTGGCCACGCAATGATCCCGCAAGAGTTTGGTCAGCGGCCCGAAGGACGCGCCGCGTTCCAGTTCGCTCAGGATTGAGGGAAAGCGAAATGCAAAAGGCCATGGCATTTCATTGCCATAGAGCAATAAGTTCCCAGCAATTCCAACAGTCGGGTTGGCCTCGAAAAATTCGAGGAAAGTCCCCAGGGCGCCGGGATGAACGCGGGTATCGGGGTTCAGCAGCCAGAACAGGTCGGGCGCTGCGGGATCAGCAAGTGCCGCCCTAATGGCGAAGTTGTTACCGGCCGCGAACCCGCCATTGACGGGAGATCGCATCAGGGTGGCCCAACTAGACCACCCCCGCGCCTGGATCGCCGCTTCGACGATATCTGCCGAACCGTCACGCGAATCGTTGTCCACCACCACCACTCGGGTTCCGGGGTAGGCGGCCACTTCGCCCTCCAGACTGGCCAGGCAGTCCACGACCAGCTTGCCGGTCCTATAGTTCACGATTACGACCATCAGGGTCGGCCGCTGCTCGTGCTTCATGCTGGCATTCCCCACTATGTCACTGGACTTGCAACTGGGCCGTCTCTGGCCTGCGCCCGAAATCCACAGGAGCCGAAGCCGCAGGCATGATCGGGATCGGTTCCTGCACCACATCTTCGCCCGGCCGGGCGCGGGCGATAGCCTCGCGCATCGCACCAGCCAGTACGTCCACGTTGGGTTCCTGCAGGACGCTGCTGTGACCGCCCGGCACAGAGACGACCGTTACGTCGCCCTCGACCCGCTTGCCCCAGCCAAAGATGCAGTCGGTATAGAGATCGGAATAAGGAACATCGTCGTCGGCGCCGGTGCCCTGCATGGCCTTGAACAGGACCACTTCGCCGCCTTCGAACAGCCCGCCCGGACGGTGCGCCCGGTGAGCCACTTCGTAAAGGTGCAGGAACGACAGCTTGGGGGCAGCGACCTGCACGTCGTCGTTCGCCGCGCTTGGTCCTTCGGCCATGCGGGCGACCTTGCGCGTACGGCTCATCCATTCGAGGCGGGTCGATACGTCGTAGACGACGGCGTTGGCCGCGCGGCGCATCAGCAGGCCGACACTGGGCGGCGGCCCGCCGGCATCGCCGCGCAGCAGTGCGCGGACGCGCTGGATGCGGGTACGGGTGATGTAGAACGAGCGCTTGTGCGCCTCGACATCCGCGGCATCGACGATGCCTACAAATGCAGTAGTTTCGCCCATGTCCTGCAACTGCCGGGCCATCTCGAAGGCGATGACGCCGCCCGCACAAAGCCCGGCGATAAGGTAGGGGCCATGCGGCTGCACCGTCTGCATCCGCACGATATAGGCGCTGGCCATCTCGGTTATGCTGGTGTGCAGGTAGGCGCCGCCAGCATAGACGTCCGGCTCGATGCCCATAACCGGGCGGTCGGGGTCCATCCGCATCGCCAGCGCACGGTAGAGCAGCGTTTCGCCAAGACCGTCGTGGACCAGGAACAGCGGAGTTTTCCGGCTGCCGGGACGAATTGTGATGATCTTGCGGTTGGCGGCGCCCTCCTCCTCCGGCGCTTCGCTTGAGCCGACGGCGGCGGCGCCTTCGGGATCGATCAGGCGGCCCAGTTTCTCTACCGTCGTGCTTTCCAGCAATGTTGCCAGCGGCAGTTGCTTGCCGGTCCGCTTGCGCAGGCGGTTCATGAATTGGACGCCCAGCAGCGAGTGGCCGCCAAGGTCGAAGAAGTCGTCGCTGCGCTGGATGTGCCTTACGCCCAGCATCTCGCTCCAGATTTCAGCGATGATGCGCTCGGCAGCGGTCGCCGGGGGATCGCCTCCAGGGGCTTCGTCGTCCCGCTCGAATGTCGCTGCCGGCTTATAGGGCGCGCGGATCCGGTCCAGCGTCTGGTGCAGGTCGGTGGGCGAGATGATGACATGGCTGGCTGGCACGCCCGCCAGGATGCGCTCCACGATGGCCACGCCTTCGGCGGAAACCAGACCGTCACTCGCCGGCTCCACGGGAAGCGGCTTGCTTGCCGCGCGCGGAGCCGGAGTTTCAGCGCCGGAAAGCCGGGCGGAGTCCGAAAGACGCAGCATCGTGAATTCGGCAATCTCGGCGATCACCCGGCCTTGCGGGTCGAGCAGCGTCACGTCGAACACGGCAATGGCATCGCTCGTCGCAGGGCGGCAGCGGACATGGCTGAACAAATGGGCGGGGCAGGCGTGATAAAGTTTGATCGCGCCGTAGGAGGCAGGCGCGAAGAAATCCTGGCCCGGCCGGCGCCCTGGGATCAGGCACTGCGCACCCGCCGTGGCGAAATCTAGCAGGGCTGGATGCAGCGCGATATGCGCAAGATCGTGGGCGAACCGCCGGTCAAGCGCCAGTTCCAATACGGCCTCGCCATCAGCGATGCGCAATTGCCGGACCGACCGCCAGCGCGGCCCGAACCGCATCATCGATGATGCATCGACCAGTGCTTCGGCATTACCCTGAGCCGGCATGCGTTGCAGCAGTGCAGGCACGTCCTGCGGCGCTATGGGCGCGGCCGCGAGGCGGCGGACCGTACCACGAACATGTTCGGTCCAGCCTTGATCGGCGGCGCCGTTCGCGGCGCGGCCGAGGATGGCGAAATGCCAGTCGCCGTCGCGCTCCTGGTGCATGTGGATGCGCAAGGTCCGGCTCTCGCCATCGGGTACCGCGAAGGGAGCCAAAAACAGGATGTCGGCCAGTTCGCTCGGTCCAGCCTCAAGGCTGTCGAAAGCGGCACGCGCCAGTTCGAGAAAGCCGGTGCCGGGGATGAGGGCGCTTCCGTCCGCTAGCCTGTGCTCGTCCAGCAACCAGTGGTGATCGGGCGAAAGCGTGCCCTCGGCGATCACTTCGGATGGCGATAGCCGGTGCATGGCGTGCAGGAACGGATGGTCCATAGCCTCGCCTGCCCCCAGCGGCGCGGTGGCCCGGTCTGTGGCGGCCTGTTCGGCAAGATCGGCTGCCATTCCCACGTCCTGCCAGCGGCTCCAGGCGATGGAGACGACGTTCGTCACATCGTCCCGCCGGCTTTGGGCATAGGCATCGAGGAAGGCATTCGCCGCTGCATAGTCGACCTGCCCGGGAATCCCGGCAAAAGCGCTGATCGACGAGAACAGCAACATGAATTCGGGCCGCTCATCCTTGAGGGCCGCGTCCAGCGCAAGCGTGCCATGGAGCTTGGGCGACAGCACGCGGTCTATCGATGACCGGGTCTTGAGCTGGAGCAGTCCATCGTCGATCACGCCAGCCGTGTGGAACACGCCGTCGATCGGGCCCCATTGCTGGTGGATCTGCTTCACCGCCCGGCGCACCCCACGAACGTTGCAGACATCGGCAACGATCAGCATGACCTCACCCCCGGCCGCCTCGATCGCGCGGACCTTACGGATCGTGCGGGCCACCGGATCGGCTCCAGCGCGGGCCATGATATCCTGCCACTGCGCGCGCGGCGGCAAGGCGCGGCGTGCCAACAGAGCCAACCGGGCCTTGCGGGTCCGTGCAAGGTGCCCGGCCATCACCATGCCCAGCCCGCCAAGGCCGCCGGTGATCAGATAAACGCCCTCCTGCTTGAGCTGGATATCGGCCGGTATCTGCGGGTTGACCGGCGCCCGGGCTGCGGCAAAGCTGGCTGTCCAACGCTCGGAAGCGCGATAGGCGATGACTTCGGCGTCGTCCGGCTGTGCGCTTTCCGCGATCAACATGTCGCGCAGGGTGGCCCAGGCCGCGCCGTTGCGGCGGGGCAGGCGGATATCGACGCTGCGCACCCGGATTTCGGGATATTCACGCGGGATGACGCGGCAGGCGCCGAGGATGGTGGCCTTGGCAGGCACCATACCTTCCTCGTCGCAGACGCGCTGAACGCCGTCGGAAACCACGGTCACCGCAATCGGGCCGGCGTCGCCTTCGCCCAGCGCCTGGGTCAGGAAGACCAGACTGTGCAGCCCCAGGTCCTGCAAGGCGGCGGCATCGTGCGTAGCCTCGCCGGTTACCAGCCAGAGGTGATAGACGCGGGCCGGTGAGAGATCGCGATCCGCAAGCGTCGTGGCCAGACGGCTGTAGTCCTCGGCGGCGCGGACGTTGATTTCGAACGTCTCGTCGCCCAGCTGGCGAAAGCGCCGTCCCGGCCGCACGGAGATGACGCGGTGGCCTTGTCCGCGCAGGGTGGCAGCAATTTCGGCGCCAAGCCCGGCGTTGTCCTCGAACACCAGCGTTACACCGTCCTGCGCGGGGACTGCCTCCTGGGCTGCGCGGTGCCAGATCGGCTCGTAAAGCCAGTCGGCCATGTCCGCAGCGCGGGGCAGGGGCTGGTCGGGCGCGACCTCGGGCTCCAAAGCCGCCATCGCGGCCGTGGCCGGCTCGTACCAGTGCCGCTGCCGATCGAACCGGTAAGTGGGCAAAGGCAGGCGGCAACGCCGTTCCGCTGCCCAGTAAGCATCCCAGTCCGGGGTGACGCCGGCAGCCCAGAGGTTGCCCAGCGTATCGAGGACATGGGCCAGATCGCCCGACTTGCGCTCGTCCTTGTGGGGCAGGCTGTTGAGGACCGGCAGGTCGGCATTGCGGTCGGGGTGTTGGCGGGCGAGGCTTGAAAGGACCCGGCCGGGGCCGACTTCCAGCAGCACGCGGTCGGGATCGCCCAGCAACCGCGCCAGACCGTCGGTGAAGCGGACAGGCTGGCGCAAGTGCGTTACCCAGTATTCCGGGTCGGTCGCCTGCGCGGCGGTGATCCAGTCGCCAGTCAGGTTTGAGACGAAAGCGAGGGTGGGGGGGCTGAACCTGACTGTCGCCAACACATTCCTGAACGCATCCAGGACCGGGTCGAGCATGGCCGAATGCGCCGCCACCGAAATGCCTACGGTCTGGGTTTCCACTTCGCGGGCGGTCAGTTCTTCGGCGAAAGCGGCAATAGCGGCGGCAGGGCCGGATACTACGGCCAGCTTGGGCCCGTTGACCGCTGCGATCGAAAGTTCGGGCGGCAGCAGCGCCGCCACGTCAGCCTCGGCCATCGGCACGCTGAGCATTGCGCCGCCGGGCACTGTCTCGAACAGGCGGCCACGGGCGCGCACGATAGTCAGGGCGTCGGAAAGGCTAAGCACGCCGGCCAGGTGTGCGGCGGCATATTCGCCCGAGCTATGGCCGATCATCGCGCTGGGCGTCACTCCCCAGGACATCCACAGCCGCGCCAGCGCAACCTGCACCGAAAACAGCAGCGGGAGCGCGATGGAGGGGCGCTGCATTGCCAGTGCCGCCTGCTCCCCGTTTTGCGCATCCGGGTAGAGCCAGCCCTTCAAGGCCTCGCCTTCCTCGCGTCCCAGATGGGACAGGCATTCGTCTATCACGGCGCGGAACTGCGGCTCGCTGGCATAGAGTTCTGCGCCCATTCCGGCATATTGCGCGCCGGCACCGCAGAACAGGAAGGATACCGAACGATTTGCGCTGCCGGTGACGGCTTTGCGCGGCTTTCCAGTGACTGGTTGGGCCAGAGCCTCGGCAGCTTGCGTTGCACCATGTGCTACAATAATCCGGCGATATGCCAGTGACTTGCGGCCTGTACTTAAAGTAAATGCGACATCAGCGAGGTTTACCTTCGGGTTCGCCCGGAGGTGATCGCTCAGAGCGGCGGCATTGGCCTCCAGCGCCGTAGTCGTCTGGGCGGAAAGGGTAAGTACCTGCCACGGCCGGCCGGCACTGCCGGGCGCACGCGGCGGCGCTTCTTCCATGATGACGTGCGCGTTGGTCCCGCCGACGCCGAGCGAGCTGACACCCGCGCGGCGCGGCTTGCCCGGAAGGCGGGGCCAGGGCTGGAATTCGCCGGCTACCGAAAAGGGGCTGTCTGCAAATTCGCAGGCCGGGTTGGGCCGGGAATAGTGAAGTGTAGGCGCGATGGCGCCGTGGTGCAGCGACAGGCCCACCTTGATGACGCTGGCCACCCCGGCGGCAGTATCGGTATGGCCGATGTTGCCCTTCACCGAGCCGATGCGGCAGAATCCGGTGTCTGCGGTATGGCGGCGATAAGCCTGGCTTAGCGCGGCGATTTCGATGGGATCGCCCACGCGGGTGCCAGTGCCGTGTGCCTCGACATAGCCGACGCTGCGGGCATCGACCTGCGCCACGTCGAGCGCTTCGCTGACCACGCCGGCATGGCCATCCACGCTGGGGCTGAGGTAGCTGACTTTGCCCGACCCGTCGTTGTTGACCGCAGAGCCGCGGATCACTGCGTAGATATGGTCGTTGTCGGCCAATGCATCTTCAAGCCGGCGCAGCACGACGATACCCACCCCGCTGCCGAAGACAGCGCCCGTCGAATCCGCATCGAAGGGGCGGCAGTGGCCGTCCGCACTGGTGATCTCGCCTTCTTCGTAGAGGTAGCCCTGAGCATGGGGCAGTTCGATGGAGGCGGCGCCTGCCAGTGCCATGTCGCACTCGCGGTTCAGCAGGCTCTGCACCGCGCTATGTATCGCCACCAGCGAGGTCGAGCAGGCCGTCTGGACGTTGACGCTCGGCCCCTTGAGGTTGAGCAGGTACGATACGCGGGTCGACAGGAAATCCTTGTCGTTGCCGGTGTGGCGCAGCAGGAACGGCCCGACATCGCGGACCAGCTTGGGGTTCGTCAGCAGGTTGCTGAACAGATAGGCGTTGTGGCCGGTGCCGCCGAAGACGCCGATCGCCCCCGGCACCCGGTCCGCGACGTGGCCGGCATCCTCCATCGCTTCCCAGGCGCATTCCAGGAAATGGCGGTGCTGCGGGTCCATGATCGCGGCATCGCGCGGGCTAAGCCCGAACAGGGCGTTGTCGAAGCATTCCATGTCGGCCAGCGGCGCACCGGCGCGGATGTAGTTGGGCCGTGCGATCATGCGCGGATCGGCCCCGGCGGCGAGCAGGGCTTCCTCGGAATAGTGCTCTATCCCTTCAACCCCGCCGCGCAGCAAATCCCAATAGGCGTCGATCCCCCGCGCCCCGGCAAAACGGCAGGACATGCCAACGATGGCGATTGCGTTCTCGGGTTCCTCGCCGCCAGCGGCAGGGAATTCCCCCTCGAAATGCTCGTCGTTGCGATACATGCCTTGTCCCACCCCGTTATCGTGTTGCCAGCGGCGCCCGGACGCTGCGGCGCCGGTCGAGTGCCGCCCGCCGTTCCGCTGCCCGCGCCTGCCCTTCGATCACTGCCGCATTGCCTTCTCCGCCGCCGGACAGATGCGCGCTGAGCGTCTGGACCGTGGGAAAGCGGAAGATGTCGGTCAGCGGCAGCGGCCGGTCGAGCGCAGCGCGCAGTTGGCGGTGTACCTGAACCGCCAGCAGCGAATGCCCGCCAATGTCGAAGAAATTGTCGCGGGTGCCGACCTTGTCCAGCTTGAGCACCTCACGCCAGATGGCCGCCACTCGCTCTTCCATGGCATCTCCCGGCGCGACATAGTCGCCGCCGGGAGAAATCGCGCCGCTCTGCGGGGCAGGCAGGGCACCGCGATCGACCTTGCCGTTGGGCGTGCGGGGCAGAGCCTGCATTTCCATGAACAGGGCCGGCACCATGAACTCCGGGAGATGTACGCGCATATGGTCGCGCAGTACGTCGACAGGGGTATTGGCAACGTTTGCTGGTACATAATACCCGACCAGCCGGACGTCCCCCGGAGTGTCCTCCCTGGCGGAGACAATCGCTTGCTCCACATCGGGGTGACTGCTGAGCACCGCCTCGATCTCTCCCAGTTCGATGCGATAGCCCCGTATCTTGATCTGGTGATCCAGCCTTCCCAGGAATTCGAGCGTGCCGTCGCTGCGCTGCCGCGCGAGGTCGCCTGTGCGGTAGGCGCGCGCGCCCGGCCGGAAGGGGTGGGCGATGAACCGCTCCGCCGTCAGTTCCGGGCGGAACAGGTAGCCGCGCACCACGCCCTCGCCGCCGATCACCAGTTCGCCTGGAACGCCCGGCGGGCAGGGCTGCTGGCGGCTGTCGAGGATGAAGACCTGCTGGTTGGCGAGCGGCCGCCCCAGCGGCACCGCGCCGGGCGCCCCGTCCAGCTTGTGCACGGCGGACCAGATGGTGGTTTCCGTCGGCCCGTACATGTTCATGACCGACGTTCCGGCCAGCGCATAGAGATCCTGTGCGAGGGAGGGCGGGAAGGCTTCCCCGCCGATCATCAGGCGCTGCAGCTTCGCCAGTTGCGCCCGGGCGGCATCGTCGGCAACCAGCATGTGCGCCATCGAAGGGGTGCACTGGAGATGGGTAACCTCATGCCGAGCCATCAGCGTGGGCAGCGTTGCCGACTGGACCGTGGGGCCCGGGTTCGCCATCTGCCGCAGCGCGTCGAGCGCGGGCAGGTGGTCGAGCACCTGCTGCACCGGCAGGCCGAAGTCGATCAGGCAGCCGATCTCGTCGATCCCCGCTGCCCGCACCCGCGCGACCATCGCCAGGCAGTCCTGCGGGGTGCCGAACAGGCCGCTGGTGTCGTAATAGCGGTCGAATGCATATTCGAGGAGCGAGTCCATCTCCGCCTCGGTGACGCTGGAGAGGTCGGCGTGAGCGCTCGATTCCTCCATGCCGGGGCGGCGCTTGAAGGCCGGGAAGGACCAGGCGAACTTCTTCACCAGATCGGTCGAAGTACGCAGGTAAGCGATCATCGGCCCGCGCACTGCCTCGCGAACGGCCTCGGCATCGTTGCCGACGAAGCTGTGCAGCATCAGCGTGACATGGCCCTCGCCGGGATGGCCTGCGGCTTTCCATGCCTCGCGGTAACGGGCGACCTTGGCCGCCATTTCCTCCACCGTCTGGCCCAGAAGGTGAGTGAGGACGTAGGTTCCTGCCGTACCTGCCGACACGAAAGTATCGACGTTGCCTGCCGAGGTGATCCACACCGGAAGCTCGGGCTGGACCGGGCGCGGGTAGATCGCCGTTTCCACATCCTTGCCAAGCGGGCCGGGAAAAGGCCGCGTCTCACCGCGCCACAGGGCGCGCACGGTATCGATGCCGCGCATCATCGCTGCGTTGCGATCGGCAAAATTCTCGGGCCGCAATACGAAGTCGTTGGGCTGCCAACCGGCGGCGAAGGAAATCCCGACGCGGCCCCCCGAAAGATTGTCGACCAGCGACCATTCCTCGGCCACGCGGATCGGATGGTGCAGGGGCAGGACCACGCTGCCGCCCCTGATCTGCACATTGCTGGTGATCGCGGCAATCGCCGCGCTGGCCACCGAAGGATTGGGATATAGGCCGCCGAAGGCATGGAAATGCCGCTCCGGCGTCCAGACGGCGGTAAAGCCGTGATTGTCGGCGAATTTCGCACCTTCCAGCAGCAGGCGGTACTGGTCGGCAGCGCTGCTGGCATCAGCGTTGGGGAAGTAGAACAGGCTGAACTCGATCGGCGTCTGTGCTGCTGCGATGGCCGGGGCAGCCTTGATATCGTCGTTCGTGGCAAGCACTACGTGGAAGCCTGTGGTGAGCGTCCAGCACAGTTCTAGCACCGAAATATCGAAGCTGAGACTGGTCACCGCCAACCATGTGCCGGGGGCCTCCAGCTTGCGGTCCATGCCCGCGAAGAAGTTCACCGCATTGCGGTGTTCCACCATGACACCCTTGGGTTTGCCGGTGGAGCCCGAGGTGTAGATCACATAGGCCAGGTTCTCCGGACCGGCGAGCGCCGGCACCAGCTCGCTGGAACGCTCTGCAATGAAGGGCCAGTCGCCGTCGAGGCACAGGATCGTCGCGTCGGTCGGCGGCAGGGCGTGGACCAGGGCGCTGTCGGTGACGATGATCGATGCGCGGGAATCCGCAATCATGTAGGCGATCCTGTCGGGCGGATAGCTGGGGTCAAGCGGCAGATAAGCACCGCCCGCCTTGTGGATCGCCACCAGGGCAACGACGAGGTCGACCGAACGGTCGGCGTTCAGGCCAACCAATACGTCGGGGCCGACGCCAAGCGCACGCAGTTGATGCGCCAGCTGGTTTGACCGGGCATCAAGCTCGGCATACGTCAGCGTCCGGTCGCGGCAGGTTACCGCTGGAGCATCGGGAGTACGGGCCACCTGCTGCGCGAACAGGTCATGGATGCATAAGTCCCGGCGGATTTCCACGTCGGTCGCATTCCAGTCCTCGATCACCCGGCGCAGCTGATCCGGTGCCAGCAGCGGCAATTCGCCTACCGGGCGATCGGGATCGGCATCGGCGCCGGCCAGCAATGCCAGGAAAGCGGCCTGCATCGTCTCGATGGCTTCACTGTCGAGGCGGCGGGGATCGTGGAACCAGCGGCAGGCGCTGCCGTCCGAAAGGAGGGCAATGGTAAGGTCTGCGGCCGGGCGAGCGACTGCCTTGTCGAGGTCCTCGACCAGCAGGATCGCGACGGGCAAGGTAGAGGGGTCTTCAGCGCCGCTGCCGCGCAGTTCGGGACTGCGTGCGAACAGGTCTGCGGCATGGCCGATCCGGCGGCGGATCTGGCGGATCTCGGTGCAGAGCGCTTCGCGCAGGTGCGACATGCCGGAGGAGAAATCGATGTCGATGCCCAGCGGCAACTGGGGTGAGAACCATGCATCCAGCCCGCCGTACTGGCTCGTCAGGATCGGGTCGCTATAGCCCAGGTCGTATCTGGGCTTGTCGGTGATGCGGCCAAGGCAGGCGACCAGCGCCGCCAGCACGGCGCGGTCACGCGCGGGGGTAGCTGCTTCGCTGCCGGGGACCGCAAGGTCGCAGTGGACCATGTCCGGCGCAGTGTCCGCACTGCTGCGATCGACGTGGGGCAGCAGTAGCGGCTCCCGGCGGGCGAGCCTTTTGCGCCACCAGGGTTCGAAGCTGCCGACGGCGGAATTCAGCGTCGACAGGTCCGCACGCTGCTGCGGGTCCGGGATGTCCAGCCGTGCACCGGGTTGCAGGCCATGTTCGCCGGGACGGCAGGGCAGGCCGCCGCAAGTGCTGATCGCACCGATCCGCAAGTCATGCGTGGCCGTGGCCACAACCAGTTCCTCGCCCTGGATCGAGACGATGGTGCCGGCGGGCAGTCCCGAGCAGGCAGGCTGGATCGAAGCCGTGCCGACCAGCAGCACCTGTCCATCCACACTGAGCTTGGGCGTGCCAAGCGGATTGGCATAGCTGCCATGGTCGAGAGCCCGCACCACCCGCGCAATGGCCTGGGCATCGCCATTCCAGTCGATCATCCCGGCCCCGGCCGGCCGGGCGGTCAGGCCATAGAGCTGGCCCGGCGTATCGTCCTGTCGGCGCGGTGTGATCGTGTCGGTTTCCAGGCCCATGATCAGGGCGTCGAAGCTGTCGAGCGCGGTGATGAAGCACTTGGTATTAACCGAAAGCGCGCTGTCGTCGGCGTCGAGGTCGACTGACCGGGTAAGCAGCAGGTCGCCTGCATCGACGTCTGCCGTCATCAGGTGCCAACTGATACCATGCCGGGTCTCGCCGTTGAGCAGCGCCCAGACGGGCGTGTTGAGACCGGCATAGCCGGGCAGCACGCCGTCGTGGAAGTTGATCGCGGCGCGGCGCGGCAAGGACACGATTTCCGGCGGCAAACGGCGCAGGTTGGTGATGCTGAACAGGTAATCGAAGGCGGGCAGGCCAGCGTCGATCAGCGCCGATGGCGTATCCAGCACCGGTATGCGCTCCTGACCCGCCCAGTCGAGGATCGGGGTCTGGTCGCTGACGATCGCGACGATTTCATGCCCGCGATCCCGCAGCTTTGCAGCGCATTCGGTCAGCAGTCTTTCCGAGCCGATCAGGACGCAGCGCGACCTCATGCCCATCCCCGATGCGGGGCCGGCGAACGTCATGAAAACACCACCGGTACGGAGCGGCGACGCGAAGCCGGGACGCCGACGACGAGCGCACCGAGAAGCAGCATCGCCAGCATCCAGGTGTCGACGTTCCAGTCCGGCCCTGCTGTCACCGGGGGACATGCTCCTTGCGGCAACAGCAGCGGGGCATCACCCTCGCTGGCGGCCTGCACTTGGCTGGCCGCTGTGTCGACGGTGCAATGCGCATCGCCGCCACCGGGATGCCCGGCAGCGTATGCCGGAGGGCTTGCCATCAAGGCAACGGACATCAGAAAACTGGAAGCAACGAGACGCATTTGCCCCTCCACCGCATGAATATGCGTTGTTGATGGTCGATCGAAATTTGGGAGATCGCCTGCCATTTTGTAAAACGGATTCGGCTGGATCGTTATTTCATGTTTTACGGTATTACTTATCACCACATCGATTTTTACTTGTATTCCGCCAATTCGTTTATCTTGAGCAAAACCGAATCCCGCGTTCGGATTACCCCTGAAAATTGGGGTCTCTGAACACCCCACACAGTCGCGCGGGCGGTAATTGAACCACATGGTCGCTTTCATCGATCTTCTACGTAGCGCTCAAGGCTTGCGACTGGTGCGTACCCAGAGGGTCTGCCTGGCACCGGCAAGGCGGCGATA
Proteins encoded in this window:
- a CDS encoding MupA/Atu3671 family FMN-dependent luciferase-like monooxygenase — its product is MRSRCVLIGSERLLTECAAKLRDRGHEIVAIVSDQTPILDWAGQERIPVLDTPSALIDAGLPAFDYLFSITNLRRLPPEIVSLPRRAAINFHDGVLPGYAGLNTPVWALLNGETRHGISWHLMTADVDAGDLLLTRSVDLDADDSALSVNTKCFITALDSFDALIMGLETDTITPRRQDDTPGQLYGLTARPAGAGMIDWNGDAQAIARVVRALDHGSYANPLGTPKLSVDGQVLLVGTASIQPACSGLPAGTIVSIQGEELVVATATHDLRIGAISTCGGLPCRPGEHGLQPGARLDIPDPQQRADLSTLNSAVGSFEPWWRKRLARREPLLLPHVDRSSADTAPDMVHCDLAVPGSEAATPARDRAVLAALVACLGRITDKPRYDLGYSDPILTSQYGGLDAWFSPQLPLGIDIDFSSGMSHLREALCTEIRQIRRRIGHAADLFARSPELRGSGAEDPSTLPVAILLVEDLDKAVARPAADLTIALLSDGSACRWFHDPRRLDSEAIETMQAAFLALLAGADADPDRPVGELPLLAPDQLRRVIEDWNATDVEIRRDLCIHDLFAQQVARTPDAPAVTCRDRTLTYAELDARSNQLAHQLRALGVGPDVLVGLNADRSVDLVVALVAIHKAGGAYLPLDPSYPPDRIAYMIADSRASIIVTDSALVHALPPTDATILCLDGDWPFIAERSSELVPALAGPENLAYVIYTSGSTGKPKGVMVEHRNAVNFFAGMDRKLEAPGTWLAVTSLSFDISVLELCWTLTTGFHVVLATNDDIKAAPAIAAAQTPIEFSLFYFPNADASSAADQYRLLLEGAKFADNHGFTAVWTPERHFHAFGGLYPNPSVASAAIAAITSNVQIRGGSVVLPLHHPIRVAEEWSLVDNLSGGRVGISFAAGWQPNDFVLRPENFADRNAAMMRGIDTVRALWRGETRPFPGPLGKDVETAIYPRPVQPELPVWITSAGNVDTFVSAGTAGTYVLTHLLGQTVEEMAAKVARYREAWKAAGHPGEGHVTLMLHSFVGNDAEAVREAVRGPMIAYLRTSTDLVKKFAWSFPAFKRRPGMEESSAHADLSSVTEAEMDSLLEYAFDRYYDTSGLFGTPQDCLAMVARVRAAGIDEIGCLIDFGLPVQQVLDHLPALDALRQMANPGPTVQSATLPTLMARHEVTHLQCTPSMAHMLVADDAARAQLAKLQRLMIGGEAFPPSLAQDLYALAGTSVMNMYGPTETTIWSAVHKLDGAPGAVPLGRPLANQQVFILDSRQQPCPPGVPGELVIGGEGVVRGYLFRPELTAERFIAHPFRPGARAYRTGDLARQRSDGTLEFLGRLDHQIKIRGYRIELGEIEAVLSSHPDVEQAIVSAREDTPGDVRLVGYYVPANVANTPVDVLRDHMRVHLPEFMVPALFMEMQALPRTPNGKVDRGALPAPQSGAISPGGDYVAPGDAMEERVAAIWREVLKLDKVGTRDNFFDIGGHSLLAVQVHRQLRAALDRPLPLTDIFRFPTVQTLSAHLSGGGEGNAAVIEGQARAAERRAALDRRRSVRAPLATR